TAACAATCTGTCCTAAATGATACACATCATGCTGAATAATTCCATGAATATGCTCATAATAGGTATGACCATTATTGACATAGATTTTTGCTAAATCGGCATCATCAAAATCTTCAAAAAAAGTATTCCACGCCTCTTGTGATTTTGCCAGTGTTTGAAGTGACTGCTCCCAAGCGGCTTCTGATGGATCTAAAACAGGAACAAAATAATTATGATCTGGTGTAATAATCGTTTCACCCTGCATACGCTGTAAAATGTTTCTTCTCCATTGTATAAGGTGGTTTACAATTTCCCATATTGTATTTAATTTTGGATCTATTTTTTTATAGGCCTGTTCTGCGCTTACATTTTGTAAAGTGTCTGCCAGAGTGACCTCCAGCCAAGGATTTCCATTATAAATAGATTGATATAGGTTTGAAATTCTTTTGTTTTCTGACATGAGTTCTGGTTTTTTTTAATTCCTAGCTAAGATACAAATAAAGTAATCTACAACTCATCCTTAAAATTCTACAATTGGGTTATTATATATTTTTTAACAGGAAATGTTAAAATACATTTGCTTCATCAAAAACCAATATCATGAAAACCAGAATTACTTTTATTTTATTATTACTAAGCACTTTTACTTTTTCTCAAAATATTATTTCAGGAAAAGTAGTAGATCAGAAAGGAAAACCAGTTGCCGGTGCCAATATTTATCTCGACGGAACTTACGACGGAGCAACAAGTTCTGAAACAGGAGAGTTTTCTTTTGAAACTACAGAAACAGGAAATAAATTTTTAGTAGTCAGCTTTTTGCTTTTCGAAACTTTTAAACAAGAAATTGATGTTGCCAATTATAAAAACCAAACGGTTAAATTAAGAGAAAATATTAACGCGCTGGATGCAGTGGTTATTACAGCCGGAACTTTAGAATCTGGAGACAAAGCAAGAGTTTCAGTTTTAAAACCTTTAGATATTGTAACAACTGCAGGTTCTGCCGGAAATATAGTGGCGGCTTTACAAACATTGCCAGGAACACAAACTGTTGGTGAAGACGGACGTTTGTTTGTACGTGGAGGTGAAGCGAGCGAAACACAGACTTTTGTGGACGGAATTCGTGTAGCACAGCCTTACGGAGCGACAACTAACAATCT
This is a stretch of genomic DNA from Flavobacterium endoglycinae. It encodes these proteins:
- a CDS encoding DinB family protein, coding for MSENKRISNLYQSIYNGNPWLEVTLADTLQNVSAEQAYKKIDPKLNTIWEIVNHLIQWRRNILQRMQGETIITPDHNYFVPVLDPSEAAWEQSLQTLAKSQEAWNTFFEDFDDADLAKIYVNNGHTYYEHIHGIIQHDVYHLGQIVILKKLL